The following proteins are encoded in a genomic region of Microscilla marina ATCC 23134:
- a CDS encoding DUF4286 family protein — MAKIVYNVTILIENDVREEWLNWMNEHHVPDVMATGCFTESKVMKVLVDDPQAIATTYACHYVANSMGDYQSYVDNHAEKLRKEAVDRYGNKMNAFRTLLEVVE; from the coding sequence ATGGCAAAAATTGTATACAATGTAACAATATTGATTGAAAATGACGTGCGTGAAGAATGGCTGAACTGGATGAATGAACACCATGTGCCCGATGTAATGGCTACTGGCTGTTTTACCGAGAGCAAAGTAATGAAAGTATTGGTAGACGACCCTCAGGCTATAGCCACCACCTATGCTTGTCATTATGTAGCCAACAGCATGGGCGATTATCAAAGTTATGTAGACAATCACGCCGAAAAATTGCGCAAGGAAGCTGTAGACCGCTACGGCAACAAGATGAATGCTTTCCGTACCTTGTTGGAAGTGGTGGAGTAG
- a CDS encoding SpoIIE family protein phosphatase translates to MIKAFQKSLKSLATAGSTEDDSFFVKNHKYAFTLYGCFMVFAGAYWSIAGFVLGYYWLGITSAVYLLLTLGNLRLFFKKKSLLFPRTFQVASGVLLPFVFQWLMGGFQASGTFLLWALPSALGGLTCTPFRQAAYWLYVFLLGIFVSIIIDNQLTTLLNLQQAPQQHPYFFSVNLAIIMLVVAFVASQFVNSSVQLQRVLRGQLSALNYSMGTLELDKHGRITFANDLFCRFLNIKKKRLLGKRPKTFLQSQRWDNKTHYKIFWSTLKQGISQSGEFEYPTQRDGSYWLAMTFTPVFSSENQLIKVIVIANNITENNRKKQEIEESNQRLYSSEEELRQNMEELLATQEHLRRVETEQRGHLAAINRTLAVAEYDVKGNIIEANTSFLYLMKYEREDLLGKHHDVLIDEYGKNEESYTHFWEELREGIPHSGDFKRVNQYHEDVWINSSYTPITDDNDNVIKIVQLANDITATEQQNIEYRARSDAFARFNTIVEFSLEGKVVHANDFFIRMSGYELEDVIGQDYAFFLPDREEKREVYKRFWSSVKRAGFYDGVFRWISKHGEDLWFRGVYSVLKNHDGEPLKVIKFAQDVSNEKLLEKQAQEQIEQIKTSEQELRRNADQLLSANEDISKAKQHLEEITSFQKSILQSAELSIISTNLHGIITSFNPAAAKWLGYEASELIDKKDLLLFHDATEIEAKTLEVAKTQKKEVQSMDVLLGKALQGQVDRNEWTYIRKDRSQFRVLLTVSGIQNDNDEIIGFLAVANDITEEFKQRQKVSILLKEAKQQQNMLSRMEKTAKVGAWEYDLRDEKGHRLVWSDQMFRVYEVPFNMEPTLDDFFKYYKEGDAQIIKEHFNSALKNGDSYELELQMVSAKGKEIWVRAIGKAQQRRGKTVRLSGTIQDITERKEIEEQQDRLVSILEASPNLVAMNDNKGRVIYINQGGKDMLGYPPEFDEFYNRETIDFQTAESMELIRTEGTPYAKEHGVWVGETEWVHKDGHEVPTSQIIVAHKNANGSIKYFSTVAFDISELKNQQQELVAARDILEDSLEELKAKNEILEASKRILSASNARIESSRVQLAEQSQKLTKQNKNITDSINYASRIQRALLTREQKIIDSFKEAFILYLPKDIVSGDFYWYSEIEKNGQGNKKVLIAADCTGHGVPGALMTIIGNNILDDVINKQQILEPDQILYELDNQLVETLHANSDSPEDSKVNDGMDISIMVIDEDQKQLRFAAAKNPLLYVRGGEIHQVRGSKFPIGSNTQYKLQKVFETHTIDIQPGDIFYMISDGFQDQFGGKNGKKYLTKRFRSLLLSISHLPMEAQGKYLEKEITEWQGDASQTDDILVMGIKY, encoded by the coding sequence ATGATTAAAGCTTTTCAAAAAAGTTTAAAATCGTTGGCTACAGCAGGTAGCACCGAAGATGACTCATTCTTTGTCAAAAATCATAAGTATGCCTTCACACTTTATGGTTGCTTTATGGTTTTTGCCGGAGCATATTGGTCTATTGCGGGTTTTGTGTTAGGCTATTATTGGTTAGGCATTACCTCGGCAGTATACCTATTGCTTACTTTGGGCAACCTCCGCCTTTTCTTCAAGAAAAAGTCCTTGCTGTTTCCCCGCACATTTCAAGTAGCCAGTGGTGTACTACTACCCTTTGTATTTCAATGGTTAATGGGTGGTTTTCAGGCTTCTGGCACATTTTTGCTGTGGGCATTGCCCAGTGCGCTGGGAGGGCTCACCTGTACACCTTTTCGTCAAGCGGCTTATTGGCTCTATGTGTTTTTGTTGGGCATTTTTGTATCTATTATCATAGACAACCAACTCACTACCTTACTCAACCTTCAGCAAGCACCTCAACAACACCCTTACTTCTTCTCCGTCAACTTAGCCATTATCATGTTGGTAGTTGCCTTTGTGGCCAGTCAATTTGTCAATAGCAGTGTACAACTACAAAGGGTACTAAGGGGGCAATTGTCGGCGCTTAACTATAGCATGGGCACACTGGAACTAGACAAACATGGGCGCATTACTTTTGCCAATGATTTGTTTTGCCGTTTTTTAAACATCAAAAAAAAACGGTTGTTAGGCAAACGCCCCAAAACATTCCTCCAGTCGCAACGCTGGGATAACAAAACCCACTACAAGATATTTTGGTCTACTCTCAAACAAGGCATCAGTCAATCGGGCGAATTTGAATACCCGACCCAACGTGATGGCAGCTATTGGTTAGCGATGACTTTTACCCCTGTATTTAGCAGCGAAAACCAATTAATAAAGGTGATTGTAATTGCGAATAATATCACCGAAAACAATCGTAAAAAACAAGAAATAGAGGAGTCTAACCAACGACTGTACTCATCGGAAGAAGAGTTACGCCAAAACATGGAAGAACTTTTGGCTACTCAAGAACACTTACGCCGGGTAGAAACAGAACAACGCGGGCACCTTGCTGCTATCAACCGTACACTTGCAGTAGCTGAGTACGATGTAAAAGGTAATATTATCGAGGCAAATACTTCTTTTTTGTATTTGATGAAGTATGAGAGAGAAGACTTGCTGGGCAAGCACCATGATGTATTGATAGATGAGTATGGTAAAAACGAGGAGAGTTATACTCATTTTTGGGAAGAGCTTCGAGAGGGTATTCCACATTCGGGCGATTTCAAACGAGTGAATCAATACCATGAAGATGTCTGGATCAACAGTTCTTATACTCCCATTACCGACGATAACGACAACGTAATTAAGATTGTACAACTTGCCAATGACATTACCGCTACTGAACAACAAAATATAGAGTACCGCGCCCGTAGCGATGCTTTTGCCAGATTCAATACTATCGTAGAGTTTTCTTTGGAAGGCAAAGTGGTTCATGCCAATGACTTTTTCATAAGAATGAGTGGTTATGAGCTTGAGGATGTGATCGGACAGGATTATGCTTTCTTTTTGCCCGACCGGGAAGAAAAAAGAGAGGTTTATAAACGTTTTTGGAGCAGTGTAAAACGCGCTGGGTTCTACGATGGAGTATTTCGTTGGATATCAAAACACGGTGAAGACCTGTGGTTCAGAGGGGTATATTCAGTGTTGAAAAACCACGATGGTGAACCGCTCAAAGTCATTAAGTTTGCTCAGGATGTGTCGAACGAAAAACTACTGGAAAAACAGGCACAAGAGCAAATAGAGCAAATAAAAACATCGGAACAAGAATTAAGGCGCAATGCAGACCAACTGTTGTCTGCCAATGAGGACATATCAAAAGCCAAACAACACCTCGAAGAAATCACCTCTTTTCAAAAAAGTATTCTTCAAAGTGCTGAGCTTTCTATTATATCTACCAACCTACACGGCATCATTACCAGTTTTAATCCAGCCGCTGCTAAGTGGTTGGGGTATGAAGCATCAGAATTGATAGACAAAAAAGATTTGTTGCTATTTCATGATGCCACTGAGATTGAAGCAAAAACCTTGGAAGTAGCCAAAACTCAAAAGAAAGAAGTACAAAGCATGGATGTGTTGCTTGGCAAAGCCCTGCAAGGCCAGGTAGATAGAAATGAATGGACCTATATACGCAAAGATAGGTCACAGTTTAGGGTGTTGTTGACTGTTTCTGGTATTCAGAATGATAACGATGAAATCATTGGTTTTTTGGCAGTGGCTAATGATATTACTGAGGAGTTTAAACAACGCCAAAAAGTAAGTATTCTGCTCAAAGAGGCAAAACAGCAACAAAACATGCTGAGCCGTATGGAAAAAACGGCTAAGGTAGGTGCCTGGGAGTATGACTTGCGAGACGAAAAAGGGCATCGTTTGGTATGGAGCGATCAAATGTTTAGGGTATACGAGGTGCCATTTAACATGGAGCCCACACTGGACGACTTCTTTAAATATTATAAAGAAGGAGATGCTCAAATAATCAAAGAACACTTTAATAGTGCATTGAAAAACGGTGACTCCTATGAGCTGGAGCTACAAATGGTATCTGCCAAGGGCAAAGAAATATGGGTAAGGGCTATTGGCAAAGCACAGCAGCGACGAGGCAAAACAGTACGCCTGTCTGGTACAATTCAAGACATTACCGAACGCAAAGAGATAGAAGAACAACAAGATCGTTTGGTGTCTATTTTAGAAGCATCGCCCAATCTGGTGGCAATGAACGATAACAAAGGACGGGTTATCTATATCAATCAAGGGGGCAAAGACATGCTGGGTTACCCACCAGAGTTTGATGAGTTTTATAACAGGGAAACCATCGATTTCCAGACAGCAGAAAGTATGGAGCTGATCAGAACCGAAGGGACCCCTTATGCCAAAGAACATGGAGTGTGGGTAGGCGAAACCGAATGGGTGCACAAAGATGGGCACGAAGTACCCACCAGTCAGATTATAGTGGCACACAAAAATGCTAATGGCTCTATCAAATATTTCTCTACAGTAGCTTTTGATATTAGTGAATTAAAAAACCAACAGCAAGAATTGGTGGCAGCCCGTGACATATTGGAAGACTCGCTGGAAGAGCTGAAAGCAAAAAATGAAATACTGGAAGCCTCTAAGCGCATACTGAGTGCAAGTAATGCCCGCATAGAGTCAAGTAGGGTACAGTTGGCAGAACAAAGCCAGAAGCTTACCAAGCAAAACAAAAACATTACTGACAGTATCAACTACGCCAGCCGTATTCAGCGGGCTTTGCTTACACGTGAACAAAAAATAATTGATAGCTTTAAGGAAGCTTTTATATTGTACTTGCCCAAAGACATTGTATCGGGTGATTTTTACTGGTATTCGGAAATAGAAAAAAACGGACAGGGTAATAAAAAGGTGTTGATTGCAGCTGATTGTACCGGGCACGGGGTACCAGGGGCATTGATGACCATTATAGGTAACAATATTTTGGACGATGTAATCAACAAACAACAAATACTCGAACCCGATCAGATTTTATATGAGCTTGACAATCAGCTGGTAGAGACACTCCACGCCAACAGTGATTCTCCTGAAGACAGCAAGGTAAATGATGGGATGGACATAAGCATTATGGTAATAGACGAAGACCAAAAACAATTACGCTTTGCCGCAGCAAAAAATCCCCTACTTTATGTAAGAGGTGGCGAAATTCATCAAGTAAGAGGCTCCAAGTTTCCGATTGGTAGCAATACTCAATATAAACTTCAGAAGGTGTTCGAAACTCATACAATA
- a CDS encoding acyloxyacyl hydrolase, producing the protein MMTQKNKLIQCVYCLLIGVFWQGTLKAQNLSVDAQALTGLLIPISLTSPQLTTASPKGVELRLMKQTSGNKDWHHWYKSPRFGVTFIHYDFRNEFLGKAYSLQGVGDFPLKQRKRHDWHLLVGYGVAYLTENYRKFRNRKNTYVGSQFNYSFELMLSYNYYLTPRLQLSAEAGIIHYSNAALQMPNGGINALSLGLGIKYRQNKPVENKVDTTFYKPKKWRWNISGAFGMLEQYPTGGRKYAVYNVNFLGEKRISRKVSWLLGVEAIYNNLYKEYIPDGKNQPEPALPGRAAVLTGMDILVGQMAIMIQAGVYVYKPQPFDAVWYNKYGFKWRFYRELFTSFAIKTQLGAADNFELGLGYRF; encoded by the coding sequence ATGATGACACAAAAAAATAAATTGATACAATGCGTGTACTGCTTGCTGATAGGGGTGTTTTGGCAAGGTACCCTCAAGGCGCAAAACTTGAGTGTAGACGCTCAGGCACTTACGGGTTTACTTATTCCCATTAGCCTTACCTCGCCTCAACTGACTACCGCAAGCCCAAAAGGGGTAGAGCTGAGGCTAATGAAACAAACATCGGGCAATAAAGACTGGCACCATTGGTATAAATCGCCTCGTTTTGGGGTTACATTTATCCACTATGACTTTCGCAACGAGTTTTTGGGCAAAGCCTATAGCTTACAAGGAGTGGGAGACTTTCCGTTGAAGCAAAGAAAACGACACGATTGGCACTTGTTGGTGGGCTATGGGGTAGCTTACCTGACCGAAAACTACCGTAAGTTTCGCAACCGAAAAAACACTTATGTAGGTAGCCAGTTTAACTATTCTTTTGAGCTGATGTTAAGCTATAACTATTACTTAACTCCACGGCTTCAGCTATCTGCCGAAGCAGGCATCATTCACTATTCCAATGCCGCACTGCAAATGCCCAATGGGGGAATCAATGCTTTGTCGTTGGGTTTAGGGATAAAATACAGGCAAAATAAACCAGTAGAAAACAAGGTAGATACTACCTTCTATAAACCAAAAAAGTGGCGTTGGAATATATCAGGAGCGTTTGGTATGCTGGAGCAATACCCTACAGGAGGGCGAAAGTATGCGGTATATAATGTGAACTTTTTGGGCGAAAAACGCATTAGCCGTAAAGTGAGTTGGTTATTGGGGGTAGAAGCGATCTATAATAATTTGTACAAAGAGTATATTCCTGATGGCAAAAACCAACCTGAACCTGCATTGCCCGGAAGGGCGGCGGTGCTTACTGGCATGGATATTTTGGTGGGGCAAATGGCAATTATGATTCAGGCGGGGGTGTATGTATACAAACCCCAACCGTTTGACGCGGTATGGTATAATAAATATGGCTTTAAATGGCGTTTTTATCGAGAACTTTTTACTTCATTTGCTATTAAAACCCAACTAGGTGCTGCCGATAATTTTGAGCTGGGGCTGGGGTATAGATTCTAG
- the polA gene encoding DNA polymerase I, protein MKKLFLLDAMAMIYRAHFAFSKNPRINSKGMNTGAVLGFTNSLVEVLQKENPTHIGIAFDTAEPTFRHIEYKEYKANREEQPEDITNAIPYIYKMVEAFKIPALVLPGYEADDIIGTIAKRAAREGFDEVYMMTIDKDYAQLVEDKIFLYKPSYMGNGIDIWDVNKVLEKFDIERVDQVIDFLGMQGDAVDNIPGIPGVGPKTAVKFLKAYGSVEGLLENTDKLKGKQKEKVEASRDQALLSKKLATINIEVPIDFSEENLKYESFDKDKVKALFEELEFRTLTRRLFKEDAPAGATKKKTKRSPKVAANQMGLFGDGTPADDSQATAPATSLANIGNTVHHYYAIDTPGKRTELIAHLKQQDEFCFDTETTSLVAQDAELVGIAFATYAGEAYYVPTPADQKEAQAIVDEFKEVFEDESIGKIAQNLKYDWVVLKNYGIEPKGKFFDTMLAHYLLQPDMRHNMDVLAKSYLNYEPVEITSLIGKKGKKQGSMRDVELDKITEYAGEDADITLQLKEIFDAQIKAQDLRHPAPEDGGEKVTLEKLLDEVETPLIEVLATVETNGVRLDSESLAKLSKELAKEVVVLEEKIYKIAGEQFNIASPKQLGEILFGKLQLDPKAKKTKSGQYATGEEILVKLADKNEIVQHILDFRGLQKLKNTYVDALPELVNKKTGLIHTSYNQAVAATGRLSSTNPNLQNIPIRTAQGREVRRAFIPRSDEFVLLAADYSQIELRIMAEFSQDATMIKAFQNGEDIHATTASKIYKVPLDQVDSDMRRKAKTANFGIIYGISAHGLSERLNIPRKEAGEIIKAYFEEFPAVKQYMDDMINKAREQEYVETILGRRRYLRNINSRNAVERGNAERNAINAPIQGSAADMIKIAMIRLHEFLKKEHLKSKMILQVHDELVFDAHKDELGILKPAIVDLMKNALSSINRTMQVPMEVEVGEGTTWLEAH, encoded by the coding sequence ATGAAAAAACTTTTTTTGTTAGACGCCATGGCTATGATCTATCGGGCGCATTTTGCTTTTAGCAAAAACCCCCGGATCAACTCTAAAGGAATGAACACCGGAGCGGTGCTTGGCTTTACTAACTCATTGGTAGAAGTATTACAAAAAGAAAATCCCACCCACATAGGCATTGCCTTTGATACTGCTGAGCCCACCTTTAGACATATAGAATACAAAGAATACAAAGCCAACCGAGAAGAGCAACCCGAAGACATTACCAATGCCATCCCTTATATCTACAAAATGGTAGAGGCGTTTAAGATTCCGGCGTTGGTGTTGCCTGGTTACGAAGCCGACGATATTATAGGTACCATTGCCAAACGTGCTGCCCGCGAAGGGTTCGACGAGGTATACATGATGACCATTGACAAGGATTATGCGCAGTTGGTAGAAGACAAAATATTTTTGTACAAACCCTCGTACATGGGCAATGGCATTGATATTTGGGATGTAAACAAGGTGTTAGAAAAGTTTGACATTGAGCGGGTAGATCAGGTGATTGACTTTTTGGGCATGCAAGGCGATGCTGTAGATAATATACCAGGCATACCAGGCGTAGGTCCCAAAACTGCCGTGAAGTTTTTGAAGGCGTATGGCTCGGTAGAAGGCTTGCTGGAAAATACGGATAAACTGAAAGGCAAACAAAAAGAAAAGGTAGAAGCCAGTCGAGACCAAGCGTTGCTCTCGAAAAAACTTGCCACGATTAATATAGAAGTGCCCATAGACTTTAGCGAAGAAAACCTGAAGTACGAATCGTTTGACAAAGACAAAGTGAAGGCGTTGTTTGAAGAGCTGGAGTTTAGAACCCTCACCAGACGTTTGTTTAAAGAAGATGCCCCGGCTGGTGCCACCAAGAAAAAGACCAAGCGTAGCCCCAAAGTAGCCGCCAACCAAATGGGGTTGTTTGGTGATGGCACCCCTGCCGATGATAGCCAAGCCACAGCCCCCGCCACCAGTCTGGCAAATATTGGCAACACCGTACACCATTATTATGCTATAGATACTCCCGGAAAACGTACCGAGCTGATTGCCCATCTCAAGCAGCAAGACGAGTTTTGTTTTGATACCGAAACTACGAGTTTAGTAGCTCAAGATGCCGAATTGGTAGGAATCGCCTTTGCTACTTATGCGGGCGAGGCGTACTATGTGCCTACACCTGCCGATCAAAAAGAAGCCCAGGCAATTGTTGATGAGTTTAAAGAGGTTTTTGAGGACGAAAGCATTGGCAAAATTGCCCAAAACCTAAAATACGATTGGGTGGTGCTCAAAAACTATGGCATTGAGCCCAAGGGAAAGTTTTTTGATACGATGTTGGCGCATTACCTGCTGCAACCCGACATGCGCCACAATATGGACGTGCTTGCCAAGAGTTACCTCAACTATGAGCCAGTAGAAATTACGAGTTTGATTGGCAAAAAAGGGAAGAAGCAAGGCAGCATGCGCGATGTGGAACTAGATAAAATAACCGAGTATGCAGGCGAAGATGCCGACATTACTTTGCAATTGAAAGAAATTTTTGATGCCCAGATAAAGGCTCAAGACTTGCGCCACCCTGCCCCTGAAGATGGTGGCGAAAAAGTAACCCTAGAGAAGTTGCTCGACGAAGTAGAAACCCCTTTGATTGAGGTGCTTGCCACGGTAGAAACCAACGGAGTAAGGCTAGACTCGGAGAGCTTGGCAAAATTGTCGAAAGAACTTGCCAAAGAGGTGGTGGTGTTGGAAGAAAAGATTTACAAAATTGCGGGTGAACAGTTCAATATTGCCTCCCCCAAACAACTGGGCGAAATCTTGTTTGGCAAACTACAGCTAGACCCCAAAGCCAAAAAAACCAAGTCGGGGCAATATGCCACGGGCGAAGAGATTTTGGTAAAGCTTGCCGACAAAAACGAGATTGTGCAGCACATCTTGGATTTTAGAGGCTTGCAAAAGCTGAAGAACACTTACGTAGATGCTTTGCCTGAATTGGTCAACAAAAAAACGGGCTTGATTCATACTTCTTATAACCAGGCCGTAGCTGCCACAGGTCGTTTGAGTTCTACCAACCCCAACCTGCAAAACATTCCTATCCGTACCGCTCAAGGGCGTGAAGTGCGTCGTGCTTTTATTCCGCGCAGCGATGAGTTTGTATTGTTAGCAGCAGATTATTCTCAAATTGAGTTGCGTATTATGGCAGAGTTTAGCCAGGATGCTACTATGATCAAGGCTTTCCAAAATGGCGAAGACATTCACGCCACTACCGCCAGCAAAATATACAAAGTACCGCTCGACCAAGTAGACAGCGACATGCGACGCAAGGCAAAAACTGCCAACTTTGGGATTATTTACGGTATTTCGGCGCATGGGCTTTCCGAGCGTTTGAACATTCCACGCAAAGAAGCGGGCGAGATCATCAAAGCCTATTTTGAAGAATTTCCTGCGGTGAAGCAATACATGGATGACATGATCAATAAGGCACGCGAGCAAGAGTATGTAGAAACCATACTAGGGCGTCGTCGTTATTTGCGCAACATCAATTCACGCAATGCGGTGGAGCGGGGCAATGCCGAACGCAACGCTATCAACGCGCCCATCCAAGGAAGCGCCGCCGACATGATCAAAATTGCGATGATTCGTTTGCACGAATTTCTCAAAAAAGAGCATCTCAAAAGCAAAATGATTCTGCAAGTACACGATGAATTGGTGTTTGATGCCCACAAAGATGAACTGGGCATACTAAAACCCGCCATTGTAGACTTGATGAAAAATGCTTTATCTTCTATTAATCGCACCATGCAAGTGCCTATGGAGGTAGAAGTAGGAGAGGGGACGACTTGGTTGGAGGCGCATTAG
- a CDS encoding GIN domain-containing protein: protein MNYTKQFTYILIVVCLIILPGCQNGCLKGQGKTISQTRSIDSFSALEVDGWVDVVLEQGSAPEVEVISGKNLIGNIRTEVNAESGKLMITNNNKCHWSRGGSQPTVRVKYQTLAQIDHLGFGNILSVDTLRNANLLVNIKGNGNVKLLVNVTNFSCTMLELGDLEVHGKSERSNLFSHNVGFFKGKNFVTTHCTARTRDEGQFEVTVLDSLVATVESTGDIIYYGNPSYVKSNVTGPGRVVAGK from the coding sequence ATGAATTATACTAAACAATTCACTTATATTTTGATAGTGGTTTGCCTGATCATTTTGCCAGGGTGTCAGAATGGTTGCCTCAAAGGGCAGGGCAAAACCATTAGCCAGACAAGAAGTATTGATAGCTTTAGCGCGCTAGAGGTAGATGGTTGGGTAGACGTAGTGCTTGAGCAAGGTAGTGCGCCCGAAGTAGAAGTAATTTCGGGTAAAAACCTTATTGGTAACATTCGTACTGAGGTAAACGCCGAAAGCGGTAAACTCATGATTACCAACAATAATAAATGCCATTGGTCGAGGGGAGGAAGCCAACCAACTGTAAGGGTAAAATATCAGACACTGGCGCAAATAGACCACTTGGGTTTTGGCAATATTTTGTCGGTTGATACGCTAAGAAATGCCAACTTGCTGGTAAATATAAAAGGCAATGGCAATGTGAAGCTATTGGTAAATGTGACAAATTTTAGCTGTACTATGCTAGAGTTGGGCGATTTGGAGGTGCATGGCAAAAGCGAGCGCAGCAACTTGTTTTCGCATAATGTAGGTTTTTTTAAGGGTAAAAACTTTGTGACTACCCATTGTACTGCCCGCACCCGCGACGAGGGACAGTTTGAGGTAACCGTGTTGGACTCGCTCGTTGCCACGGTAGAGAGTACAGGCGATATTATTTATTATGGCAACCCCTCTTATGTAAAAAGCAATGTGACAGGACCTGGCAGAGTGGTGGCAGGTAAATGA
- a CDS encoding thioredoxin family protein, which produces MALTPTKQIPLGFIAPDFTLPDTVSGKTMSLEQLKSDKATVVMFICNHCPYVKHVNDALVALANDYMPKGVAFVAISSNDAEAYPADGPEQMKTEATRLGYPFPYLYDETQEVAKAYTAECTPDFNIFDGNLRCVYRGQLDGSRPGSNVPVTGKDMRQALDAILAGKPVSTDQTPSVGCNIKWKG; this is translated from the coding sequence ATGGCATTAACTCCAACCAAACAAATACCTTTGGGCTTTATTGCCCCTGATTTTACCCTGCCCGATACTGTCTCGGGTAAAACAATGAGTTTGGAACAACTCAAATCTGACAAGGCGACGGTAGTAATGTTTATTTGCAACCACTGCCCTTATGTAAAACACGTAAATGATGCCTTGGTAGCGCTGGCAAACGACTATATGCCCAAAGGCGTAGCTTTTGTGGCCATTAGCTCGAACGACGCTGAAGCATACCCTGCCGATGGTCCAGAGCAAATGAAAACAGAAGCCACTCGTTTAGGTTATCCTTTCCCTTATTTGTATGACGAAACTCAGGAGGTGGCAAAAGCTTATACCGCAGAGTGTACGCCTGATTTTAATATTTTTGACGGCAACCTGCGTTGCGTATATAGAGGACAGTTGGATGGTTCACGCCCTGGAAGCAATGTACCCGTTACAGGCAAAGACATGCGCCAGGCTTTAGACGCTATTTTGGCGGGCAAACCAGTAAGCACTGACCAAACCCCTAGCGTAGGCTGTAATATCAAATGGAAGGGGTAA
- a CDS encoding Rpn family recombination-promoting nuclease/putative transposase: MEKFINPFTDFGFKKLFGEERNKDLLIDFINELLHESIHVLTYLTNERLAQDSVAAANTLVVYCENKQDEKFIVQLQKVQQGSRIDRSIYYTTFPVQEQAEPGKKWNFELKGVYTIAFLDFVFAKNVSTFHHKVQLVDLETNEVFNDKLQLTYLEIPKFSKEKHELETHYDKWMYIFQNLGKLQERPAALQEKVFQKLLDAAEIAHFDKKQQIAYQDSLKNYRDWDNVIQTSLKKGLEQGREEGIEQGLHQTVLRMKEKGFSLKDISDATGLTLDQVEHI, translated from the coding sequence ATGGAGAAATTTATAAACCCTTTTACCGATTTTGGCTTTAAAAAGCTATTTGGTGAAGAGCGCAATAAAGATTTGTTGATTGACTTTATCAATGAATTGCTGCATGAAAGTATACATGTGCTGACTTATTTGACCAATGAAAGGTTGGCGCAGGACTCGGTAGCTGCTGCAAATACCTTGGTTGTATATTGTGAAAATAAACAAGACGAAAAGTTTATTGTGCAGCTTCAAAAAGTGCAGCAAGGCTCAAGAATAGACCGTAGCATTTATTATACGACTTTTCCTGTTCAAGAGCAGGCAGAGCCGGGTAAAAAATGGAACTTTGAATTAAAGGGGGTATATACCATTGCCTTTCTGGACTTTGTCTTCGCCAAAAATGTCTCTACTTTTCACCACAAGGTGCAATTGGTAGATTTGGAAACCAACGAGGTGTTTAATGATAAACTACAGCTTACTTACCTCGAAATACCCAAATTTAGTAAAGAAAAGCATGAACTTGAGACGCATTATGATAAATGGATGTATATTTTTCAGAACTTGGGTAAGTTACAAGAGCGTCCGGCGGCTTTACAAGAGAAAGTTTTTCAAAAACTACTGGATGCTGCTGAGATAGCTCACTTTGATAAAAAACAGCAAATTGCTTATCAGGATAGTTTGAAAAATTACCGTGATTGGGATAATGTGATTCAGACTTCTCTTAAAAAGGGGTTAGAACAAGGCAGAGAAGAAGGTATAGAACAAGGTTTACATCAAACCGTCTTAAGGATGAAAGAAAAAGGTTTTTCACTGAAAGACATAAGCGACGCCACTGGGTTAACTTTAGATCAGGTTGAACATATATAA